The Synechocystis sp. PCC 7509 genome includes a window with the following:
- a CDS encoding anti-sigma factor antagonist (This anti-anti-sigma factor, or anti-sigma factor antagonist, belongs to a family that includes characterized members SpoIIAA, RsbV, RsfA, and RsfB.), translating to MEIKIATIPLPEANPATNITLVEMNGEVTYNTAPMVEDQLLPLAQPQVKLLLDMTKVPYMSSAGLRMMLSLYRQVTNQEGQIVLVGLVDDIKDTMSITGFLDYFINCDTVEAGIAALKNQPQVLPT from the coding sequence ATGGAAATTAAAATCGCCACGATACCACTGCCAGAAGCCAACCCAGCAACCAACATCACCCTAGTTGAAATGAATGGGGAAGTAACCTATAACACCGCTCCGATGGTCGAAGATCAGCTACTACCTCTTGCTCAACCCCAGGTCAAACTCTTATTGGATATGACTAAAGTTCCTTATATGTCGAGTGCGGGACTGCGAATGATGTTGTCTTTGTATCGGCAAGTCACAAACCAAGAAGGGCAAATAGTTTTAGTTGGCTTAGTGGACGACATCAAAGACACGATGTCTATTACAGGTTTTTTAGACTACTTTATCAACTGCGATACCGTTGAAGCGGGAATTGCTGCCTTAAAGAATCAACCCCAAGTATTACCCACCTAG